From the Gallaecimonas mangrovi genome, one window contains:
- a CDS encoding GGDEF domain-containing protein, which yields MSGVYDIFKKTLGLLSKYRLPPTPEHYSLWYVYVSAENPQLNQAVDATLKQGELSPSSATLLYQTHLADSHWQDTQTLNDSLQALGQELSSTLYDTRQDTAEFQRNLNERFGRLQGIETGAISLDSVIDEVRSLVKDANRINGSAEHLHNRLIEAEDEVGRLRAALATSREEALVDVLTGLRNRRAFDMDLADINGPASLILVDLDHFKAINDTYGHLVGDQVLKATARQISQFVRDEARAFRFGGEEFAVLLNEPLKVARRKAESLRTLIAKVSVTDKRTGRKIDNITASLGVAEGQEGEQSLQLVDRADALLYEAKRLGRNRVMPMSL from the coding sequence ATGAGTGGCGTCTACGATATATTCAAAAAAACCCTTGGCTTGCTGTCTAAGTATCGGCTGCCGCCAACACCTGAGCATTACAGCCTCTGGTATGTGTATGTGAGTGCTGAAAACCCTCAGCTTAATCAAGCGGTTGATGCCACCTTAAAACAAGGCGAGCTCAGCCCCAGTTCGGCAACGCTGCTTTATCAAACCCACTTGGCTGATAGCCACTGGCAAGACACGCAAACCCTGAATGACAGCCTGCAGGCTTTAGGTCAGGAGCTGTCTTCCACCCTCTATGACACCCGCCAAGATACCGCCGAATTTCAGCGCAACTTGAACGAGCGTTTTGGCCGTTTGCAAGGCATTGAAACCGGCGCCATTAGCCTAGATTCGGTTATCGATGAGGTGCGCAGTCTGGTAAAAGATGCTAATCGCATCAATGGCAGCGCCGAGCATCTGCACAACCGTCTTATTGAAGCCGAAGACGAAGTCGGCAGGCTAAGAGCCGCATTGGCAACAAGCCGCGAAGAAGCGCTGGTTGATGTGTTAACCGGCCTGCGTAACCGCCGCGCTTTTGATATGGACCTTGCCGATATCAATGGTCCAGCATCGCTGATTTTGGTTGATTTAGACCACTTTAAGGCCATAAACGACACCTATGGCCATTTGGTGGGTGACCAGGTTCTGAAAGCCACGGCGCGGCAAATTAGCCAGTTTGTACGCGATGAGGCAAGGGCCTTTCGTTTCGGCGGTGAAGAATTTGCCGTGCTGCTTAACGAGCCGTTAAAGGTGGCCCGCCGCAAGGCTGAAAGCCTGCGTACCCTGATTGCCAAGGTGTCGGTGACGGACAAACGTACTGGCCGCAAAATTGACAACATCACCGCGTCACTCGGGGTGGCAGAAGGGCAGGAAGGTGAGCAAAGCCTGCAGTTGGTCGACAGAGCCGATGCGCTTTTATACGAAGCCAAACGGCTGGGCCGTAACCGGGTGATGCCGATGTCTTTATAA
- the glpE gene encoding thiosulfate sulfurtransferase GlpE: MEQFAHISIDEAFQKLNDGQARLVDIRDETSFGNGHVEDAFHLTNGTLNQFMAQADFDTPVIVCCYHGVSSQGAAQYLVQQGFEEVYSLDGGFEAWSRVYPYVRDQDPGAVS, from the coding sequence ATGGAGCAGTTTGCCCATATATCAATTGATGAAGCGTTTCAAAAGCTCAATGACGGGCAGGCAAGGCTCGTTGATATTCGTGACGAAACCAGTTTTGGCAATGGTCATGTTGAAGACGCTTTTCATTTGACTAACGGCACGTTAAATCAGTTTATGGCCCAGGCGGATTTCGATACCCCGGTGATTGTGTGTTGCTATCACGGTGTATCCAGCCAAGGTGCCGCCCAATATTTGGTGCAGCAGGGGTTTGAAGAGGTGTATAGCCTCGACGGTGGTTTTGAAGCCTGGAGCAGAGTATATCCCTATGTCCGCGACCAAGATCCTGGGGCAGTTTCCTAA
- a CDS encoding glycine C-acetyltransferase — MSANLLDHLRQELATLKDEGLYKDERIITSAQQAAIHVGDQDVLNFCANNYLGLADHPELIKAAKSGLDSHGFGMASVRFICGTQDSHKVLEQKLADFLGMEDAILYSSCFDANGGLFEVLLGAEDAIISDELNHASIIDGVRLCKAKRFRYKNNDMASLEEQLKAADAAGARFKMIATDGVFSMDGIIADLPGVCDLAEKYNAIVMVDDSHAVGFVGEGGRGVHEYHHCLDRVHIITGTLGKALGGASGGYTAASKEIVDMLRNRSRPYLFSNSLAPAIVSASIKVLDMLADGSELRQKLWDNSQYFRERMSAAGFTLAGKDHAIIPVMLGDAKLAKSFADKMLEKGIYVVGFSFPVVPKGQARIRTQMSAAHSREQLDMAIDAFIAVGKELGVI; from the coding sequence ATGAGTGCCAATCTGCTTGATCACCTGCGCCAGGAACTGGCCACACTGAAAGATGAAGGTCTGTACAAGGACGAACGTATTATCACCAGCGCGCAGCAAGCGGCTATCCACGTTGGTGACCAAGACGTTCTCAACTTCTGTGCCAATAACTACTTAGGCTTGGCCGATCATCCTGAACTCATCAAAGCGGCCAAGTCCGGCCTCGACAGCCATGGCTTCGGTATGGCGTCAGTGCGTTTTATCTGCGGCACCCAAGACAGCCATAAAGTGCTGGAGCAAAAGCTGGCCGACTTTCTTGGTATGGAAGACGCCATTCTTTACAGCTCTTGTTTTGACGCTAACGGCGGTCTTTTTGAAGTACTGCTGGGAGCCGAAGACGCCATTATTTCTGACGAGCTGAACCACGCTTCCATTATCGACGGCGTGCGGCTCTGTAAGGCCAAGCGTTTTCGCTATAAAAACAATGATATGGCAAGCCTCGAAGAGCAGCTTAAAGCCGCCGATGCCGCTGGCGCCCGCTTTAAAATGATTGCCACCGATGGCGTCTTTTCGATGGACGGCATCATTGCTGACCTGCCCGGTGTTTGTGACTTGGCCGAAAAGTACAATGCCATTGTCATGGTGGACGACTCCCATGCCGTTGGCTTTGTTGGCGAAGGTGGCCGCGGCGTGCACGAATATCACCACTGTTTAGACCGGGTGCACATCATTACCGGCACCCTGGGTAAGGCGCTGGGCGGCGCTTCTGGCGGTTACACCGCCGCCAGTAAAGAAATTGTCGACATGCTGCGTAACCGTAGCCGTCCTTACCTCTTTTCTAACTCGCTGGCCCCGGCCATTGTTAGCGCTTCTATCAAGGTGCTGGACATGCTGGCGGATGGCAGCGAGCTGCGCCAAAAATTGTGGGATAACAGCCAGTATTTTCGCGAGCGCATGAGCGCCGCCGGCTTTACCTTGGCGGGTAAAGACCACGCTATTATTCCGGTGATGTTAGGGGATGCCAAACTGGCGAAAAGCTTTGCCGACAAAATGCTCGAAAAAGGCATTTATGTGGTTGGCTTTAGCTTCCCGGTGGTGCCGAAAGGGCAAGCCCGTATTCGTACCCAAATGTCCGCAGCCCACAGCCGCGAACAATTGGACATGGCCATTGACGCCTTTATTGCCGTAGGTAAAGAACTGGGCGTTATTTAA
- a CDS encoding glycosyltransferase family 4 protein, whose amino-acid sequence MKVLVISSYKDTWNSVRPEAEMLIGLKDYGIDLEVMTQGDAEYVQRFEEMGVKVHPYHPDKKFNLASIKYIRQVLKDGGFDAVYCFNNKAICNTNFAAIGLPVKVLTYRGQTGNIEKWNPTGYLTHLHPSVDRIVCVAKATEDDLRAHVWGNKNKVCTVYKGHDLAWYNDIPVDLSEFGIPEGAFVIGSVANLRPRKGLPVLMEMTHLLPKDANIHLLLVGGGMDKPEVQAMIAASPMKDRIHLAGFRKDAPAIIAACDVSILASTKREGLPKTVIEAMVYGVAPIVSDTGGSAELIEDGISGIKIAPGDVNAMADGVTRLYNDRALCKDMGQKARQRIGEHFTVQQSSRDLAKVIEDTVNGAF is encoded by the coding sequence ATGAAGGTACTGGTGATCAGTTCCTATAAAGACACCTGGAATTCAGTTCGCCCTGAGGCCGAAATGCTGATTGGCCTTAAGGATTACGGCATCGACCTGGAAGTGATGACCCAAGGCGACGCTGAGTATGTTCAGCGCTTTGAAGAAATGGGCGTTAAGGTGCACCCCTATCATCCCGATAAAAAATTTAATCTGGCCAGCATTAAATATATTCGCCAGGTGCTTAAAGACGGTGGCTTTGACGCCGTGTATTGCTTTAATAACAAAGCCATTTGTAACACCAACTTTGCCGCCATTGGCTTGCCGGTAAAAGTGCTGACCTACCGTGGCCAAACCGGCAATATTGAAAAGTGGAACCCCACCGGTTATCTCACGCACCTGCATCCCAGTGTCGACCGTATTGTCTGTGTTGCAAAAGCCACCGAAGACGATTTACGAGCGCATGTTTGGGGTAATAAAAATAAGGTTTGTACCGTCTATAAGGGCCACGATTTAGCCTGGTATAACGATATACCCGTTGATTTGAGCGAGTTTGGCATTCCCGAAGGCGCTTTTGTTATTGGCTCAGTTGCTAACTTGCGGCCCCGTAAGGGTCTGCCGGTACTGATGGAAATGACCCACCTTTTACCCAAAGACGCCAACATCCATTTACTGCTGGTGGGCGGCGGTATGGATAAACCCGAAGTACAAGCGATGATTGCGGCAAGCCCAATGAAAGACCGTATTCACTTGGCCGGTTTTCGAAAAGATGCACCGGCCATTATTGCCGCATGTGATGTCTCTATCTTGGCATCAACCAAGCGCGAGGGTCTGCCGAAAACGGTGATTGAAGCCATGGTTTACGGCGTGGCGCCTATCGTATCCGATACCGGTGGCAGTGCTGAGCTGATTGAAGATGGCATCAGTGGTATCAAAATTGCCCCAGGGGACGTTAACGCCATGGCCGATGGGGTTACGCGGCTTTATAACGACAGGGCGCTTTGTAAAGACATGGGCCAAAAAGCCCGCCAACGTATTGGCGAGCATTTCACCGTTCAGCAGTCTTCCCGTGATCTTGCCAAGGTGATTGAAGACACCGTCAACGGCGCGTTTTAA
- a CDS encoding glycosyltransferase family 2 protein, with product MKLSAVIITKNVGRDLPNCLNSLDFVDEIVVLDSGSSDDTLAHAKAAGAHIYHTDDWPGFGPQRQRAQRYAKGEWVFWIDADEVVTPELKAGILAAINNDARQVVYRANRLTDFFGRFIKTSGWYPDRIVRLHRNSEFHYDDALVHEKVDCKGASVKDLPGHLLHYTTGDLTSYLQKSVRYANDWAENKARKGKKAGVVSAILHSLSTFLRKFVFQRGFMDGKHGFLLAVFAAHYSFNKYAALWLKTRR from the coding sequence ATGAAGTTGTCGGCGGTGATCATCACCAAAAACGTTGGCAGGGATTTACCCAATTGCCTTAACAGCCTCGATTTTGTTGATGAGATAGTGGTACTCGACTCCGGTTCTAGCGACGACACCCTGGCGCACGCCAAAGCCGCTGGCGCCCACATTTATCACACCGATGATTGGCCGGGTTTTGGCCCGCAGCGCCAGCGCGCGCAGCGCTATGCCAAGGGCGAATGGGTATTCTGGATTGACGCTGACGAAGTGGTTACGCCGGAGCTTAAAGCCGGTATTTTGGCCGCCATTAACAATGACGCTCGGCAAGTGGTGTACCGCGCCAACCGCCTGACTGACTTTTTTGGCCGCTTTATTAAAACCTCAGGCTGGTACCCCGACCGCATCGTGCGGCTGCATCGCAATAGCGAATTTCACTACGACGATGCCCTGGTGCACGAAAAAGTTGACTGCAAAGGCGCCAGCGTCAAAGACCTGCCTGGGCACCTTCTGCATTACACCACCGGCGACCTCACCAGCTACCTGCAAAAATCGGTGCGTTACGCCAACGATTGGGCCGAAAATAAGGCGCGTAAAGGCAAAAAAGCCGGGGTGGTGTCCGCCATACTGCACAGCTTATCGACGTTCTTGCGCAAGTTTGTGTTCCAGCGCGGTTTTATGGACGGCAAGCATGGCTTTTTATTGGCCGTATTTGCCGCCCATTATTCCTTTAATAAATACGCAGCGCTGTGGCTTAAAACGCGCCGTTGA
- the rfaD gene encoding ADP-glyceromanno-heptose 6-epimerase produces the protein MIIVTGGAGFIGANIVKALNERGYKDILVVDDLTDGTKFKNLADLDIADYLDKDDFIARIVSGDEFGPVDAIFHEGACSATTEWDGKFMMENNYEYSKELLHWCLEREVPFLYASSAAVYGGSDSFREERECEEPLNVYGYSKWQFDQYVRRILPEAESQVVGFRYFNVYGPREQHKGKMASVAFHLHNQLLDGKNPRLFEGYDGYPDGGQQRDFVYVGDVCKVNLWFMDHPHLSGIFNLGSGRAEPFQNVADAVIKHHGKGQVEYIPFPDELKGRYQSFTQADISKLRTVGYKEPFHTVAEGVSAYLKWLDAKA, from the coding sequence ATGATCATCGTAACGGGCGGCGCCGGCTTTATCGGCGCCAACATCGTCAAGGCGCTCAACGAGCGTGGCTACAAAGACATACTGGTGGTGGACGATCTCACCGACGGCACTAAGTTTAAAAACTTGGCTGACTTGGATATCGCCGACTACCTAGACAAGGACGATTTTATCGCCCGTATTGTCTCCGGTGACGAGTTCGGCCCTGTTGATGCTATCTTCCACGAAGGCGCCTGTTCTGCCACCACCGAGTGGGACGGCAAATTCATGATGGAGAACAACTACGAGTACTCCAAAGAATTGCTGCATTGGTGCCTAGAACGGGAAGTACCCTTCTTGTACGCTTCCAGCGCGGCGGTTTATGGCGGCTCGGATTCTTTCCGTGAAGAGCGCGAGTGCGAAGAACCCCTCAATGTTTACGGCTATTCGAAATGGCAATTTGACCAATACGTGCGCCGCATTCTGCCCGAGGCAGAAAGCCAAGTGGTGGGCTTTCGCTATTTCAACGTTTATGGCCCGCGCGAACAGCACAAAGGCAAAATGGCCTCTGTTGCCTTTCACCTGCACAACCAATTGTTAGACGGCAAAAATCCGCGCCTGTTCGAAGGCTACGACGGCTACCCAGATGGCGGCCAGCAGCGCGATTTCGTTTATGTTGGCGATGTCTGCAAGGTCAACCTGTGGTTTATGGACCACCCGCACCTGTCCGGTATTTTTAACCTGGGCAGTGGCCGCGCCGAACCTTTCCAAAACGTGGCCGACGCGGTAATTAAGCACCACGGTAAAGGTCAGGTTGAATACATCCCCTTCCCTGACGAGCTAAAAGGCCGCTACCAAAGCTTCACCCAGGCCGATATCAGCAAGTTGCGCACCGTCGGTTATAAAGAGCCGTTTCATACCGTCGCCGAAGGGGTGAGTGCCTATTTAAAGTGGCTTGACGCCAAGGCATGA
- the waaF gene encoding lipopolysaccharide heptosyltransferase II, with amino-acid sequence MKFLVIGPSWVGDMVMAQALFIDLKKRYPEAVIDVLAPGWSLPIIARMPEVRRGIAAPWGHGKLNLIAQWQLARELKKQGYNRALILPRSFKAALIPFFAAITERVGFSGEGRSFMLTDARKRRPTRQGHTVTDKTVWRYMAMGVSKEAYQRYQFTVPSPALAIDKANIKAVMAKLALPIDKPAIAICPGAEYGPSKQWPLENHRHLAARLVENGYQVWVLGGPKDIDAGQVISDGQEGVYNLCGKTRLEDTVDLFSHCHSVVSHDSGLMHVAAAAGAKVVAIYGSTSPDFTPPLTDNATIVRHPIECSPCFERTCRFGHYQCLTGISVNHVLENLE; translated from the coding sequence ATGAAGTTTCTGGTAATTGGGCCATCTTGGGTTGGCGATATGGTGATGGCCCAGGCCCTTTTCATCGACCTGAAAAAACGCTACCCGGAGGCGGTAATTGATGTGCTGGCACCGGGCTGGTCGCTGCCAATTATCGCCCGTATGCCCGAGGTTCGCCGCGGCATTGCCGCCCCCTGGGGCCATGGCAAACTGAACCTTATAGCCCAGTGGCAACTTGCGCGCGAGTTAAAAAAGCAAGGCTATAACAGGGCCCTTATTCTACCGCGTTCATTCAAGGCTGCCTTAATTCCCTTTTTTGCCGCCATTACCGAGCGGGTGGGTTTTTCCGGCGAAGGGCGCAGCTTTATGCTGACCGATGCCCGCAAGCGCCGCCCCACTCGCCAAGGCCACACCGTTACCGACAAAACGGTGTGGCGTTACATGGCAATGGGCGTTAGCAAAGAAGCATACCAACGTTACCAGTTTACGGTGCCAAGCCCGGCCCTTGCCATTGATAAAGCCAACATCAAGGCAGTGATGGCCAAGCTGGCTCTGCCCATCGATAAACCCGCCATCGCCATTTGCCCCGGCGCTGAATACGGCCCATCCAAACAGTGGCCGCTGGAAAACCACCGCCACCTTGCTGCACGTTTGGTTGAAAACGGCTACCAGGTTTGGGTGTTGGGTGGCCCAAAAGATATCGACGCGGGCCAGGTCATTAGCGACGGCCAAGAAGGCGTTTACAACCTGTGCGGGAAAACCCGCCTGGAAGACACCGTGGACCTTTTTTCCCACTGCCACAGTGTGGTTAGCCACGACTCGGGTTTAATGCATGTGGCAGCCGCAGCAGGCGCCAAGGTGGTGGCCATTTACGGTTCCACCAGCCCCGATTTCACACCGCCGCTAACCGATAACGCCACCATAGTGCGCCACCCCATTGAATGCAGCCCCTGCTTCGAGCGTACCTGCCGTTTTGGCCACTATCAGTGCTTAACAGGCATTAGCGTCAACCACGTGCTGGAGAATCTTGAATGA
- a CDS encoding substrate-binding domain-containing protein, translating to MATIKDVASKAGVSISTVSHVLNSTRFVAEATKERVFQAIKELNYAPSAVARSLKVNRTRTMGMLVTTSTNPFFAEVIRGVEESCAAQGYTLILSNSGGEPERQQASLKMLIEKRVDGILVMLSEDASDVYKLLGTHPELPQVIMEWGDTQGDIYRIQDNAEQGGYLATKHLIDKGHKDIGCITGPANKSLTVERLSGFRRAMVEAGLNINEDWLLEGDFEPEGGFAAMQSLLKQRKRPTGLFVFSDPMALGAISAAHVAGLHVPDDLSVIGYDDVPMANFFSPPLTTIHQPKYRLGQKAAAILLAKVNKEESDSKVLTLHPELIERGSVRELA from the coding sequence ATGGCCACCATAAAAGATGTCGCCAGTAAGGCTGGTGTCAGTATTTCTACCGTATCGCACGTGCTCAATAGCACCCGTTTTGTGGCAGAAGCAACCAAGGAACGGGTATTTCAGGCCATCAAGGAGCTTAATTATGCCCCTTCGGCGGTGGCCCGCAGTCTTAAGGTTAACCGCACCCGCACCATGGGGATGCTGGTCACCACCTCCACTAACCCCTTCTTTGCCGAAGTGATCCGTGGCGTAGAAGAAAGCTGCGCCGCCCAAGGCTACACCTTGATTTTAAGTAACTCGGGCGGCGAGCCTGAGCGCCAACAAGCCAGCCTAAAAATGCTGATTGAAAAGCGCGTCGATGGCATCTTGGTGATGCTTTCTGAAGACGCCAGCGATGTGTATAAGCTGCTGGGCACCCACCCGGAGCTGCCGCAAGTGATCATGGAATGGGGCGATACCCAAGGCGACATTTACCGCATTCAGGATAACGCCGAGCAGGGCGGCTATTTAGCAACCAAGCACCTGATAGACAAAGGCCACAAAGACATTGGCTGTATCACCGGCCCGGCCAATAAAAGCCTTACTGTGGAGCGCCTCTCGGGCTTTCGCCGGGCCATGGTAGAGGCCGGGCTTAACATCAATGAAGATTGGTTATTAGAAGGAGACTTTGAGCCCGAAGGGGGTTTTGCCGCCATGCAAAGTCTGCTCAAGCAACGCAAGCGCCCAACCGGGCTTTTTGTGTTCTCTGACCCCATGGCATTAGGTGCCATCAGCGCCGCCCACGTGGCAGGGCTGCATGTGCCGGATGATTTATCGGTTATCGGCTATGACGATGTGCCGATGGCCAATTTCTTCAGCCCGCCCTTAACCACCATTCACCAACCTAAATATCGCCTTGGCCAAAAAGCCGCGGCTATTTTGCTGGCCAAGGTTAACAAAGAGGAAAGTGACAGCAAGGTGCTGACCTTGCATCCAGAGCTGATTGAGCGGGGGTCTGTACGTGAACTGGCTTAA
- a CDS encoding glycosyltransferase, with translation MTAANSAICFVNTNAQWGGGEKWHLATACYFREQGVPTLMVTNSGSALFAASSEQGFSPFTLSVGNLSLLNPFKLQKLVAFFKQNQVSTVVLNLPSDAKFAGVAAKLAGVKQIVYRRGMPKKPSSSIVNKWLFNKVLTHIVGNSEEIINKMVKGNESWFPTNKTCIIYNGVDPNLPPANQRLFAKQGDEIIIGNVGRLVDQKGQHWLVDICKRLKESGRQVRFVIAGEGEKRAELEALIKDNGLANDISLLGHVSDMAGFMNSIDMLAFTSKYEGSANTLIEALYFGVPVVAFNASSNPEVVIDEQTGLLAEAFSVEQMAAQLARLIDDKALRQRLIDGGKALVQSKFDMYQNLEKLMAIHQQR, from the coding sequence GTGACAGCAGCAAACAGCGCAATTTGTTTTGTAAATACCAATGCTCAGTGGGGCGGCGGTGAAAAATGGCACCTAGCAACGGCTTGCTATTTTAGAGAGCAAGGCGTGCCGACCTTGATGGTTACCAACAGCGGCTCTGCCTTGTTTGCGGCTTCCAGCGAGCAAGGCTTTTCCCCTTTCACCCTCTCGGTTGGCAACCTGAGCCTGCTCAATCCCTTTAAGCTGCAAAAATTGGTGGCCTTTTTTAAGCAAAACCAGGTCAGTACCGTGGTCCTCAACCTGCCGTCTGATGCCAAATTTGCCGGGGTAGCAGCCAAACTTGCTGGGGTCAAACAGATAGTTTATCGCCGCGGTATGCCGAAAAAGCCCAGCAGCAGTATCGTGAACAAATGGCTGTTTAATAAGGTGCTGACCCACATCGTGGGTAACTCAGAAGAAATCATCAACAAGATGGTGAAAGGCAACGAATCTTGGTTCCCGACCAACAAGACCTGCATTATTTACAACGGCGTTGACCCAAACCTGCCCCCAGCCAACCAGCGGCTGTTTGCAAAACAGGGTGATGAAATCATCATTGGCAACGTTGGCCGCTTGGTTGACCAAAAAGGCCAGCACTGGCTGGTCGATATTTGTAAAAGGCTTAAAGAAAGCGGCCGGCAGGTGCGATTTGTTATTGCGGGTGAAGGGGAAAAGCGCGCAGAGCTAGAAGCACTTATCAAAGACAACGGCCTTGCCAATGACATCAGCCTATTGGGCCATGTCAGTGATATGGCCGGCTTTATGAACAGTATTGATATGCTCGCCTTTACCTCCAAGTACGAAGGCAGTGCCAATACCTTGATTGAAGCGCTTTATTTTGGTGTGCCGGTGGTGGCCTTTAACGCCTCATCTAACCCGGAAGTGGTGATAGATGAGCAAACTGGTCTGTTGGCTGAGGCGTTTTCTGTGGAGCAGATGGCGGCGCAATTGGCACGGCTTATCGACGACAAAGCACTTCGCCAACGGCTGATTGACGGCGGCAAGGCCTTGGTGCAAAGCAAATTTGATATGTACCAAAATCTTGAGAAGTTAATGGCCATTCATCAGCAGCGTTAA
- the tdh gene encoding L-threonine 3-dehydrogenase, whose translation MKALAKQHAKEGIWMVDVDKPEMGHNDVMIKIKKTAICGTDMHIYKWDDWAQSTIPVPMVVGHEYVGEIVAIGDEVRGYKVGDRVSGEGHITCGHCRNCRAGRVHLCRNTTGVGVNRPGAFAEYLVIPAYNVFKLPDNIPDDVAAIFDPFGNAVHTALSFDLVGEDVLISGAGPIGIMAAAIAKHVGARHVVITDVNEYRLELARKMGATRAVNVAKENLKDVMKELGMTEGFDVGLEMSGVPSAFRLMLDTMNHGGKIAMLGIPPSDMAVDWNKVIFKGLVIKGIYGREMFETWYKMASLVQSGLDLTPIITHHYKVDDFQQGFDTMGSGQSGKVILDWQ comes from the coding sequence ATGAAAGCACTTGCTAAGCAGCATGCCAAAGAAGGGATCTGGATGGTCGATGTGGACAAACCCGAAATGGGCCACAACGATGTGATGATCAAAATTAAAAAAACCGCCATCTGCGGCACCGATATGCACATCTACAAATGGGACGACTGGGCGCAAAGCACCATTCCGGTACCCATGGTGGTAGGGCATGAATACGTGGGTGAAATCGTTGCCATTGGCGATGAAGTCCGTGGTTACAAGGTGGGCGATAGGGTCTCCGGCGAAGGCCATATTACCTGTGGCCATTGCCGCAATTGCCGCGCTGGGCGCGTGCACCTTTGCCGCAACACCACGGGCGTCGGTGTAAATCGCCCGGGCGCCTTTGCCGAATACTTGGTTATTCCGGCTTATAACGTTTTCAAACTGCCGGATAACATTCCCGATGACGTTGCCGCCATCTTTGACCCCTTCGGTAATGCCGTACATACCGCGCTGAGCTTCGACTTAGTGGGTGAAGACGTGCTTATCAGTGGCGCTGGCCCCATTGGTATTATGGCGGCCGCCATTGCCAAACACGTGGGCGCCCGGCATGTGGTGATAACAGACGTCAATGAATATCGCCTCGAGCTGGCACGTAAAATGGGCGCTACCCGCGCTGTTAACGTGGCCAAGGAAAACCTCAAGGACGTGATGAAAGAGCTGGGCATGACCGAAGGCTTTGATGTAGGCCTGGAAATGTCGGGGGTGCCGTCTGCTTTTCGTTTGATGCTCGACACCATGAACCACGGCGGCAAAATTGCCATGCTGGGTATTCCGCCTTCCGATATGGCCGTTGACTGGAACAAAGTGATTTTTAAAGGGCTGGTTATCAAAGGCATTTATGGCCGGGAAATGTTCGAAACCTGGTACAAAATGGCCTCTTTGGTGCAATCTGGTCTCGATCTCACGCCTATCATCACCCATCACTATAAAGTGGATGACTTCCAGCAGGGCTTTGACACCATGGGCTCTGGCCAAAGTGGCAAGGTTATTCTCGACTGGCAGTGA
- a CDS encoding TetR/AcrR family transcriptional regulator, with protein sequence MKTRDKILKASLALFNEKGERNVTTNHIAAHLGISPGNLYYHFRNKEDIVHAIFGEYVRHLETAFTPKENGPTLDVLMSYLDGVFYTMWEFRFFYASLPDILARNPALHQEYFVVQTQLADRVVAILHTLNSEGILAIDEADLPDLAHTVKIMVTFWISYQTTQAIDAAITRPVIYQGVLKVLFLIRPYLAPDAKDTIARLEDHYRRLAQRTR encoded by the coding sequence GTGAAAACCAGAGATAAAATTCTAAAAGCTAGCCTGGCGTTATTTAATGAAAAGGGTGAAAGGAATGTCACCACCAATCATATTGCCGCGCATCTAGGTATTAGCCCAGGCAACTTATACTACCATTTCCGCAATAAGGAGGACATTGTTCACGCCATCTTCGGCGAGTATGTCCGCCACCTCGAAACGGCTTTTACCCCTAAAGAAAACGGCCCAACCCTTGATGTTCTGATGTCTTATTTGGACGGTGTTTTCTACACCATGTGGGAGTTTCGTTTTTTTTACGCCAGCCTGCCCGACATTTTGGCCCGCAACCCGGCTCTGCATCAGGAATACTTTGTGGTGCAAACGCAGCTGGCCGATCGGGTGGTGGCCATTTTGCATACCCTTAATAGCGAAGGTATTTTGGCCATCGACGAAGCCGACCTGCCCGATTTGGCCCACACCGTGAAAATCATGGTGACCTTCTGGATAAGCTACCAAACCACCCAGGCTATCGATGCAGCCATTACCCGGCCGGTGATTTACCAAGGGGTACTGAAGGTTTTATTTCTTATTCGCCCCTATTTGGCGCCGGATGCCAAAGACACCATTGCCCGTTTGGAAGACCATTATCGGCGTTTGGCCCAGCGCACCCGCTAG